The nucleotide sequence CTTACTGTCTATCCTTTTATTGTGGACCATGAATTCAAAGTTATTTTACATCCGACAGTTCCGAAGGACAGTGATCTCCTGGATCAATATAACTGGACGGAATTAATGCCTGCTCCTCATCAGGGTCAGTTCACAACCCAATTTATGGGTGTTGATAAGTGGTATATCTATCAGGAGTTTGCTCCCTGGGGCTGGCTTGTCTGTTATACAGTTCCTGTCAGTGAAAAATATCGGGACGCACGCAGTTTTATCAGCATGCTGCTGGTGGTTATGCTGATGTTCATGATTTTGATCCTGCCGGTTCTGACAATATTGCTTGTAAATTTTATTAAGCCGGTTGTGAGGCTGACAGAAATCTCTCAAAAGATGGCAGAAGGTGAGCTGGATCATCACATCGCTATAACAAGCAGGGACGAGATCGGGGTACTTGCTCAGAGTTTTAAAAATATGCAGAGCTCTATAAAACAGAAGCTTGAAGATCTGAATCATGAGAATACTGAGCGGAAGAAGATTGAGGGTGAGCTGCAGAAAGCACGTAATTATATTGTCAGTGTTATTGAGTCCATGCCGTCGGTTCTGATCGGAATTGATACAGAGGGTATAGTCACTCAGTGGAACAGCAGGGCTGTCGAACTGACGAAGATACCTTCATCCTCAGCTGTAGGACAGCCTCTGGATCAGATCTTTCCATTTCCTGATATTGATCTACTCAGTATACTGTCAGGCATTCAGAAAGGTATCGTTCAGTTCTACCCTCAGCAGGTTCGGAGTGAAGGAGATATGGTTAATTATGATGATATTACCATCTATCCCCTTAAGAGTATTGATGAGCAGGGGGCTGTTATCCGCATAGATGATGTGACCGACAAAACCTTATTAGAGGAGCAACTTGTTCAGGCACAGAAGATGGATGCTATAGGGCAGCTTGCCGGTGGTATAGCCCATGATTTTAACAACATGTTAGCTGGAATTACAGGAGCAGCATCTCTCCTGCAGACCATGATTGATTCTAAAGATGATAAGAGTGTGAAATATCTGAATCTTATTCTGGATGCTTCCAGTAAGGCTGCAGATTTAACCTCCAAGCTCCTTACTTTCGGCAGAAAAGACAGCATCAGTTCCACGTCAGTTAATATCCATGAAATCATAAATGGAACTCTGGCTCTTTTGGAAAGGACTCTTGATCGAAGAATAATTATCCATTGTGAAAATACTGCAGATAAACCAATTTTTTCCGGGGATTATTCAACCATACAAAACGCTCTGATGAATCTGGCGATTAATTCTTCACATGCTATGAAAGATGGTGGAGTGCTGACGGTGAGTACAAGAAATCTTTTTTTTGATGAGTACTACTGTAGAGTAAGTCCATTTAATCTGCTTCCCGGTGAATTTATTGACCTGGCAGTATCGGATACGGGTGTAGGAATACCTCCCGATTCTCTGGGGAAAATTTTTGAACCTTTTTATACAACAAAGGAGCATGGAACAGGTACCGGTCTGGGTCTCTCCTCTGTATATGGGGCAATGCAGAATCATAAGGGAGCTGTAAAGGTCGAAAGTGAACTTGGCAACGGGACGGTTTTTCATCTTTACCTGCCCTGCTCAAAGCAGGAAATCAGAGTTCAGATTCACAAAGAATCTGCTCTTAAAAAAGGGAGCGGTACCATACTCCTTATTGATGATGAAGAGATTATACGCCTTACAGCCGAACCCCTTCTTAAAAAAATGGGTTATAACGTATTGCTGGCCAGGGACGGAATAGAAGGACTTGAAGTCTATAAAAAGGAACAAAGCCATATATCAATCGTTCTCAGTGATATGATAATGCCAAGGATGAATGGCAAAGATCTTTTTTATAAGATAAGAGAGATTAATCCTACCTGCCTATTTGTTATTTCATCGGGATTTACAAAGGATGAAAATCTTAGTGAAATGAGAGCCGATGGGCTTTCCGGGTTTATTCAGAAGCCCTTTCTTACAGAGGAACTCGGGAAACTGCTTGATGAGATTCTCCACTGATCCCCGTTAAGGGAAAAAACGGCCTAAATCTACAAAGAGTGATTCCACGCTGAAGAAGTCCCCTGCATCGGGCAGATTGTTTTCATCATGAACTGCTTCAGATACCCGACTGTCTCCTTCATAACGGAACTGATAGCTCCATACTGTATTGCCGTCCTTGTCATAACTGCTGAAGGATGCATTCTTGCCGTCCCCATCATAGGTCAACTCGAAACGGCCCGTATATACGGCTGAGCTGTCTGTTACATCGATTGTTAAAAGCGGATCGCTGTATGTGAAAGTGTATGTACCTACCAGAACACCGTCACCATCGTAATGGGTGATGGTTGAGATTCCTTTTGCATACTCTTCAGCACTGCCGAGGCTTCCACTGTAGGCATAGACAAATTTCTGCAGAAGGGTGGACTCATTATAGATCTTCAATTCTGCGGGTACTTTGTAATCATTAATAGGAGTGTAGCCGATTGTATAGCGGAGGGGGATATAAAGGCTTCTGCCCCTTGTATCCAGGCTGTTCAGGTAACCATCGCCGTCGTATCCGAATACCAGATCAAGAACTGTTTCACCATTCCACATTGTTGTCTTTCTTGTCAGACGCTTGCTGCTGTCATAACTGAGGTCTGCCTCAAGTGGATGTCCGTTCAGGTAATCAGGTGCTGATCTGACCAGCTCAATGGGCAGGTAGGAAGAATTCAGAGTAGCCGATGTGTATCCGTAGGAGTCAAAAAACCAGAGACTCATCCATGCATAGGAGACTGGGCTGTCAGTCAGACTCAAGCCAGGGGCAGAGGGCGCCGCGGGTTTTCCTGGTACCGATATGCCTGTATCATTTCTGCTGCTTGTGTTCACTCCGCCGTATGTCGGGAAGCCCGGAATTTCACAGGGTGCTTCATAGCTGCCGGAGGCCGTTGCAGAACCATAACCTGTGGCCCTGGTCTTTCGGCTGCTTCCGTCATAGTCATAAACTATATAGGCGTCTCTAAGTGAATCACTCCCATAGATGGAGGTCAATGTTGTGTTGTCCGAGCCGTCATATGCATGCTTATAGGCCCACTGCAGGGCAGATGAGGCGCTGTAACTGCCTGTTGTCAGGACCTTGCCCGTTCCGTTGTAGGTCCAAGTCTGGAAAGATTGAAGAGCTGAACTGCCGTTATATTTGCTCTTCATTACAGGGCTGCCGCCTGTGTAGGAATATCCGTTGAACCAGGAGAGTGTATTCCCGCTGTCATAATAGGCTTCAGTCACCAGGTCTGAACCGGTCCATTCATAGACGTAGGACCAGAGAACTGTGCCGGAGGGGAGGGTATGCTTAATAAAGATGCACTGTCCCTGACTGTTATAATCATAGTACTCAATCCATTTCAGATTGTCCTCACTGTCATAACAATAGAGGATATCTCCCTCGGAATCGTAGCGGGTATAACTTGATGCACTGTCTGTGGGAGAATCTTCGTCCAGGAAGTCCAATGAACAGCTCTGCAGGAAAAGTGCGCTTAACATAAAATATACGGCTAATGACTGTTTCATCGTCTTTACCTTTATTAATGACATAGTATGTATTAATATATCTCTTATCTGCATGGAAATCAAAAGGGCACAGCCTATTATGGAGAATCTTTTCAGATTCTTGATACTCTTGTTTATACTGGTATTTCCTGCCTGCCTGGGGGCAGAGATCCAGGTGGAGATAGCTGTACCCCAGTTGAGAGACGGGATGGAAGAGCTGGAAGCGCTCCTTGCGGAGAACATAGGTGACGCTGCAGTTGAAATCGAGAATCTTGTAAATAATTTTCTTGAGAAACCAGAGTTTACCAGAGCCTTCGGCTCCGCTGTCAGTATGTCTGCCACCCTCCCTATGCTGGGAACTCAACCTCTTGCATCAACTTACTCCTTTTCTCTTGGAGCCTATGCCTCACTCTACTCCTATACTCTGGATGTTCAACTGATCTCTGACCGATTGTCTGAACTCAATCCAGAAGAGGATTTTGAGTTTGGAGGAAGTGCCAGACTTATCAACGGCAGCTTCACATTCCCTCTTGAGAAAGTACTGCCCAGGCTGTCTCTCTTTGCTTCAATCGGCTATTCAGATGTTAAGAGTGAAGATTATTATCTAAAGGATTTCTTTCTGCAGACGGCCCTTGGTTATGCTGTTTTCAAAGATCTTGGCAGAGAGGATCGACTCAGCTGGACTCCTGTATATATTCAGGGCGGAGGGGCCTATGGATTTCATGATGTTGGTACCAATATTCCTGTGGGAGAGATCATAAGAGAATTTGAAGCTGATCCTGACGGGAACGGACCTCTTCCGCCTCAGGACGTCTCCATTCTTCTGGACCCCGTTCTTGATATCGGGATGCGGTCTAATATCGGATGCTTCTCATTTTCCGCCACCACAGGAGTAAGCCTTTTTAACAGTTTTCATTTTTATCTGGGAGCCGGATGCAATCTCTCCTTTGGTAGAACTGATATTCTTCTCTCCGGGGATAATGAAGTTACGGTTCTGGGCTATCTGGGAGATCTTGTAGACGTTCCGGGCAGTATTTCTGTTGATGGTTCGGTGGAAGGATCGTCACCCAGACCTTTTCTCGGATATTTTTTTACGGGAATCCAGTTTGATATAAGCAGGATGTTTATCAATATTC is from Oceanispirochaeta sp. M1 and encodes:
- a CDS encoding ATP-binding protein — protein: MHFRSITAKLLFLIIGTYIITLLSILFIADKQLNKILDKSQTEIYHEKLELIWSELDRTEQRLQKTGLVEANVDDFQNSVLSQFRKAYYSEDELTVYPFIVDHEFKVILHPTVPKDSDLLDQYNWTELMPAPHQGQFTTQFMGVDKWYIYQEFAPWGWLVCYTVPVSEKYRDARSFISMLLVVMLMFMILILPVLTILLVNFIKPVVRLTEISQKMAEGELDHHIAITSRDEIGVLAQSFKNMQSSIKQKLEDLNHENTERKKIEGELQKARNYIVSVIESMPSVLIGIDTEGIVTQWNSRAVELTKIPSSSAVGQPLDQIFPFPDIDLLSILSGIQKGIVQFYPQQVRSEGDMVNYDDITIYPLKSIDEQGAVIRIDDVTDKTLLEEQLVQAQKMDAIGQLAGGIAHDFNNMLAGITGAASLLQTMIDSKDDKSVKYLNLILDASSKAADLTSKLLTFGRKDSISSTSVNIHEIINGTLALLERTLDRRIIIHCENTADKPIFSGDYSTIQNALMNLAINSSHAMKDGGVLTVSTRNLFFDEYYCRVSPFNLLPGEFIDLAVSDTGVGIPPDSLGKIFEPFYTTKEHGTGTGLGLSSVYGAMQNHKGAVKVESELGNGTVFHLYLPCSKQEIRVQIHKESALKKGSGTILLIDDEEIIRLTAEPLLKKMGYNVLLARDGIEGLEVYKKEQSHISIVLSDMIMPRMNGKDLFYKIREINPTCLFVISSGFTKDENLSEMRADGLSGFIQKPFLTEELGKLLDEILH